One Triticum dicoccoides isolate Atlit2015 ecotype Zavitan chromosome 5B, WEW_v2.0, whole genome shotgun sequence genomic window carries:
- the LOC119308474 gene encoding uncharacterized protein LOC119308474 isoform X2, translating to MRCHLCLHPPPGKELEVNRQCGKARGSMSSSLLQWMSRASGVQGEQHVPVGGGSSDAGQWRTRSDIEDHIPQGSQNILDNMVVQCCFEVYIGTMLKKDMTGSEDGQSSRHIPVCYQTLEKAKQLYSVFWRTFL from the exons ATGAGGTGCCACCTCTGCCTCCACCCCCCACCGGGAAAGGAGCTCGAGGTGAACAGGCAGTGTGGGAAGGCGAGAGGAAGCATGAGCTCATCTCTCCTCCAATGGATGTCTCGTGCATCTGGAGTACAAGGAGAACAACACGTGCCTGTTGGAGGTGGCTCGAGCGATGCAGGCCAGTGGCGAACTAG ATCTGACATAGAAGACCACATTCCTCAGGGATCCCAAAATATATTAGACAATATGGTAGTCCAATGCTGTTTTGAAGTATATATTGGCACTATGCTGAAAAAGGACATGACAG GAAGTGAAGACGGCCAGTCATCGCGCCATATTCCC GTTTGCTATCAAACTCTCGAAAAGGCAAAACAACTTTACTCTGTTTTTTGGAGAACCTTCCTATAG
- the LOC119308474 gene encoding uncharacterized protein LOC119308474 isoform X1, with amino-acid sequence MRCHLCLHPPPGKELEVNRQCGKARGSMSSSLLQWMSRASGVQGEQHVPVGGGSSDAGQWRTRSDIEDHIPQGSQNILDNMVVQCCFEVYIGTMLKKDMTGSEDGQSSRHIPVSSIHITICLKRRALLIYIMWFAIKLSKRQNNFTLFFGEPSYRVTRQKQICDQGYIRQIFTQNMENIFLQVLLL; translated from the exons ATGAGGTGCCACCTCTGCCTCCACCCCCCACCGGGAAAGGAGCTCGAGGTGAACAGGCAGTGTGGGAAGGCGAGAGGAAGCATGAGCTCATCTCTCCTCCAATGGATGTCTCGTGCATCTGGAGTACAAGGAGAACAACACGTGCCTGTTGGAGGTGGCTCGAGCGATGCAGGCCAGTGGCGAACTAG ATCTGACATAGAAGACCACATTCCTCAGGGATCCCAAAATATATTAGACAATATGGTAGTCCAATGCTGTTTTGAAGTATATATTGGCACTATGCTGAAAAAGGACATGACAG GAAGTGAAGACGGCCAGTCATCGCGCCATATTCCCGTGAGCTCCATTCATATTACTATATGCTTAAAACGTCGTGCTCTCCTTATCTACATCATGTG GTTTGCTATCAAACTCTCGAAAAGGCAAAACAACTTTACTCTGTTTTTTGGAGAACCTTCCTATAGAGTAACTCGACAGAAACAAATATGCGATCAAGGATATATTCGACAGATTTTCACGCAAAACATGGAGAATATTTTTTTGCAG GTGCTTCTTCTGTAA